In one Oscillospiraceae bacterium genomic region, the following are encoded:
- the hisA gene encoding 1-(5-phosphoribosyl)-5-[(5-phosphoribosylamino) methylideneamino] imidazole-4-carboxamide isomerase, translating to MILLPAIDLKDCKVVRLYKGDFDTVHQVADDSKATAAAFRAAGARWLHTVDLDGARSGVRKNGAVVAELAAASGLKVELGGGMRSMADLAWADAAGVERMVIGSAAVTDRDFVRAAVARYGARIAVGIDTLDGIVKTAGWTRSSGLDYLAFAREMEELGVKVIIFTDIATDGTLTGPSYERLAALQGAVSCGIVASGGVTDLDDVKRLRDMGLYGAIVGKAYYAGTLDLAQAVREAGGPC from the coding sequence ATGATCCTGCTGCCGGCCATCGATCTGAAAGACTGTAAGGTTGTACGCCTTTACAAAGGCGACTTTGACACGGTGCACCAGGTGGCCGACGATTCAAAGGCCACCGCCGCCGCCTTCCGGGCCGCCGGAGCCCGCTGGCTCCACACGGTGGACCTGGACGGGGCCAGGAGCGGGGTGCGGAAGAACGGGGCCGTGGTGGCCGAGCTCGCCGCCGCGTCCGGGCTCAAGGTGGAGCTGGGGGGCGGTATGCGCTCCATGGCCGACCTGGCGTGGGCCGACGCCGCCGGGGTGGAGCGGATGGTCATCGGCTCCGCCGCGGTTACCGACCGGGATTTTGTGCGCGCCGCCGTGGCCAGGTACGGCGCAAGGATCGCCGTGGGCATCGACACCCTGGACGGCATCGTAAAGACTGCCGGGTGGACCCGATCCTCCGGCCTGGACTACCTGGCGTTTGCCCGTGAGATGGAGGAACTCGGTGTAAAGGTTATTATCTTTACGGATATTGCCACCGACGGCACGCTGACCGGGCCGTCCTATGAGCGCCTGGCGGCGCTCCAAGGGGCGGTTTCCTGCGGCATCGTGGCCTCCGGGGGCGTGACAGACCTGGACGACGTGAAGCGCCTGCGGGACATGGGCCTGTACGGGGCCATCGTGGGCAAGGCATACTACGCCGGGACGCTGGATCTGGCGCAGGCGGTAAGGGAGGCGGGTGGGCCGTGTTAG